atgttttatttaaacaatACCTTCATACAATACTTTGAGTGTATGTTTCATCATCTGTAATGCTTTCTTGATACGTTTATCAAGGGTCTTGTCTGATCACTTCGATAGTGTTTCCTGTGTAACCTTTCCATatacactgttctgcacctcatctgttcactgcaccttatactttatgttgcactaccattaatactgcttgtgtatacaccaacactgctcatttatacatttttatacatatttgttgtatatatacattttttatattacattttatattgttatgttaatatgtctaggttgttctctttattttactgtgttgtcattcgtctctgtgtgtaatgctgctgctacaccttaatttcccagcttgggatcaataaagtatatctattctattctattctatgctattctattctattatcTGTGCTGTTCAAGTGACTTTTGTGATTGTAAGTTTCATAagacatttccacaaaacagTTATCAGAAGACAATCTGCTGTGTCACCATTACCCAGAAACTCATATCTCCcagaaaaagtctgaaaaatgcACTTCTTCAGTTCCTCAACAATTActatgatgaatgaatgaatgaatcgtATTATAACCTCTTGCATTTCCTTATCTGCACCCTGACTAACAATGCAAGGCATAAAGTCTCGCATCATGGTGACCAAAAGGGCAaaatgtctgtcagtcagtccatCACTGTAGATTTCACCACacacctgcaaaactaatgacatttccATTAGTCTTAGAGATGAGCTTAGTGctgattagcaaatgttagcatgtttacaTGCAAAATTCAGACTGATGAAAATGGTAGGCATTATAGCAAAAACCATTATATCAACTAAAAATGTTTACTACCATGGACAGCACCAGGTTTTTTTCTCTGCCGGTGCTGAGGTGGGTTTGACCAATACATGGGGGGCTCAGAAAATAGTCAATTTTAATGACTTCAGAATTACTTTATTtggaaatattaatttttttgctgttgttgttttaaaagcaGATATGGTACGCAGCACATTCAATATGAATGtagtttttaatgtaattttagtAAAGAATATACAACAGAATATCTATGAGCCTCATAAAAGTGACTCAGCACCGACAGCGCTCGTGCTGCGACTATAACAACAGAGCAGATTCAAAATGCAGCAATTAAAAGTGCATTTGTTCCATATGCATAATCAGACAACTGTGCATTTGTAATAATGTTCGGATGTCGGATATGACAATGCCAGAAATGAAATTAGTAATATCCGTAGTGCAGCCACAACAAGAAGTGGTTGCAACactacatttttaatgaggaaaacatgaaTTAGCCTCCATTAGCTGCAGCGATCCTCTAGCAGCAGATACTGTGAGTTCATCCTCTGTGCGATTTTATGCAGAGCGTTTTGGCTTATCCTATTTTGGATGCATTTAAaagaaactgattttaaaaaagagagaaaaaagaaagctgtCAGTTCACTCAGTGACGCCTGAAGCAAGTGAGTTTTGTGTAAGTAATATGAGCTATGCTGGTATGTTGTCGAATACCTACTGGTGTCTGATGACAGCTGAGTTATGAACAAATTAACATTGTCCTCTGtggttgttaaaaaaaagtatcatCATTGGTCAAATATTAGCTTCCCTATCATCAGCCTCACTGCTGCCTGTGACCCTGTGCCTGTAAACTGCATATGTGCAGTCAGGGATCAGATTTGAAACAGAATGACTAGTTATTAACTCTTAGATAGTTTTTATatataatgataaaaaacaatgtCTGTTAGTCAATCTAgcgacattcccatcagccttagCAATGTGTTTAGTTCTacttagcaaatgttagcatgctaacctacAAAACTAAGATCAGTGAAAATGGTAAACATTAAACATCCCTGTATTAACATTGTTACTGTGAGCATGtgagcatgctgatgttaggatttagctcaaagcactgctgggCCTAAGTGCAGCCTCATAGAGCAACTAGCGTGGCTGTGAACTactaaataaaagttaaaattacAGTACAGGTTAGGTCACGATAGCTGCTCAgtagttttgttttccttcttttctgtctccctTTGTTTCCTGAAACTATCAATTATCAACTTTTGAATGCAGGCTCTAACTCTAACATATCTTCAAATGTATCTATTAAAACTCACATTACTGGTGACATCTCATTATTTTGCTTTTATACACAACATCAGTCAAATTCATTGTTTACTTTCACAGATTTATTCAGCACAAGATAGtttaaatacatacagtaacagGAGACATGTTTTCTGTTCCACCTTAAAATGAGCATAAATGCGAAAAATCAGTGTTAACACACAGTATAATGTAAACGTATAGATACATATTGATACAATTATTCACTATTTACAAGTCATTTCATAAAGACATTTGGATATTCTTTTAACTTACATAAATCaaaattcttttgtttttgttattatatTGTAACATTTGCCAAAACATCTACAGTTATACACATTGCCAACCACCAATTCACTAGCTTTCACTCCGTTTTTCTCATATTGTTCATAAAGTGTCCCTGAGCTCATTGAATGGTACTGAGGGAGCCGAGGAGGCCGATCTTTCAGGGAACCAGGCATGAGGAGGCTCTCTGAAGGAGAGAAACGAGGTACGAGACAATCACACCATGGTGCTCTTCACTCTGTCAAAGATCTGTCGGACTTTTACCGCAGGGACACAGCCTTCCCTCAGAATGGTGATGGttcctgtgaaaaaaaagaggatgacAGGCTTGAGTTAGATTctgttaaaacataaaaaaagggAATGTAATGGGGATTTCTTTGCATTTTACCTTCATCAATCTTCAGGCAGTTGACCACGGTGGAAGCAACAACTTCATTTGAGTTCCCATCACACAGAACACCTTGGATCTTGTGTCCCAGTCGACTGTGGCAAACAAGATGGTAGGAGAGGGTGTGTGAGTGAATTTGCATGTAGTTGCCACCAATTAGCAACATATATTGTGATAGATGACGCTGTGGACGTGAGCCCTGTAGAGCTCTGTGAAGAGACACTTACTTGATGACCATGCTGTGGTGGGTGCTGTCTGGCTCTCCGCTGGGATTGGCTGAGGTAATAGCGAGGGGTCCAGTAATGTCACACAGGTGGCCGGTCACTGTGTGGTCAGGGACGCGGATCATGATGCTGTCCTTGGTACCAACACGGTCATAAGCTGGACCCACTCCTACAAAAGATGAATTAAAAGGTAAGGTGAATATGTCAGTGATATTTATGTAAGATAAGCTGAACCAGTTGTAAACTGACTCCAGTAACACAGATTTTAAGCTGCTATGAACAGTTTACCTAGTTTGAGGAGCCAGTCTCCTTTGCTGACGATGCAGCTGATGCCTCCTGGATATACATTCCTCATAAACTCCCAGAGCAGAGGACTAAAGGGAGGCTTTGCTGCCACCAGCTGCTCCACACTGGAGATGCAAATACAGACAGGCTTCTCTGCTGGTCTGTCCTGGATGAGGTCACAGATAGCAGGTTGATGAGTTTCACATCAAAGACAATATTTAAATTAGCATTTAATGATctttttttcatactttaatATTGTAGATTTTCTCTATAGCTTGAGGATTCTTGCAGGATGCAGCCAGGGCATACACAGTGTCTGTGGGAATACCACACACTTCTCCTGCATCCAGAAGGCCAGCAATCTTCAGGAGACTACTGGTGAGTCGTGAATCAACTGCAGGACAGGGTAGCTGTGAAGCAGACTCCTGTTTCACTTTCTCCTGAGACGGGCCACAGGGGGAGGGAAAActcattacacaacacacaacacaatagcGTCTTTTGTAGAACTGGAAGAGGAATGCAAAAGGCATTTCTTGATTGGTTACCTTTATTATGGGAGGGCCCATTGGCAGGAGTCTCTGTGAGAAGATGCAGTTCACCAGTGATGCAAGAGCTCCATATGTGCAAATTATTGACAGTAGTGCAAGCATGGCCACTGAAAAGACAATTATGACAAAATCTTTCAATAATTGCATAGATATttcaaacagattttattttaatttaaaggtgcaatatattggatttattatgaaaaaacaaaattattaacagaatgtgaagaaataatagtttttatgttatgttaaagacacagtgtattgtgttgcagagacatccaccgaagttagcatgctaatcagctagccctgGTGGCCacagtgtaaacaacaacactccgCCAGTAGttcagctaactgagctaacaagctaacagtagctacagtcatggatgtataaacagaatacagttagcagcagttagcagttactctggtgacatgctgcccctatttgtttggagtatgaattcaacaggtgtccaattcttacatgttgcacctttaagtttttttctggatttaaaaacgttttaaaaaatgtgttaccAAAGAGACTTTTTGTACACTTACTCTCTAGTTCATACGGCAGTCGCTGCAGAGTGGAAAGCAGGAAACAGACCAGAACAACCTCCATGACCACTGTTAGAAACAGCAGAACCAGGTTCCTGTAGGCAGCTGACATAAACAATGgaagaatgaaaacaagctcaaaaccaaacaaatgaaAGTATGCTAATTTAAAAGTAATCTTGTCAATCTTACCAATCAACATAAGGAAAGCATTAATGACCAGGAGAGCAATGGCCCCTGCTGTAAAAGCGTAGGCTGCCTCTGTGGAAATCTGAAGCAGGTTCCCTGAAGACAAAAACTTTGGATCAGACTTTTGTGTAATTCAATCAGAACAAGTCtccattttaaacatgtttgtgctGACATACCTGCAAACCTAAACCAGGTCCAGGTTGCCCATATTACTGCATAGATGGATGAGATGACTGACCCAAAACGGCCACCTCCTGTGACTTGCAGCCGGCTGACATAGGCCTGGATGATGGCTCCAGAGATGAGGACCCAAGGGACAGTCAGATGAAGGAAGGCAGGATTCATACTGAAAAATCTTGCATGAAGAGCTGAGAGAGCTGCAACCCCATTTGTAAGGTAGAACAGGGCGTCTGAAGCTTGGTCAGTTTGGGGCAGTGCATTCTGGTCTCCTTGCTTGGCCCTGCTGCAGCTCAAAACCTTCTTCAACTGCTCTGTAGAGACAGGCTGCGGTCCTACAGGGATTAGAGACTTCTCTGCTATGGTGTTGATAAGACGTGAGAAGGTACCATACAGAGAGACTGCGGTGAACAGGGAGCAAGCTACACCAAAGAAGATATAGTATGCCTGGAGAGGGATCTGGGGGATTGTTGAGACTGTTAGCAGGACAAACAGTATGTTGTGGATCAGTTCCAGGGCATCTGTGTTCAGGCTTCCAACACAGAGCACTAAGCCTGCAATCACAAAGAACCAATCTCCCACCATTGCTTGCCTGCCTGAGATCAATTCACTGTCCTCCACGAGCAGACCAGATAGCACAAACTCATCCCAAGCCTTGATCAGCCAATATGTGGCATGAAGGCCAAACTTAGTGGTGTGGTAGCAATCTTGGCGCAGATGGGCATAGTAGCTGGAGAACAGCTGGGCAACCGCGATGATTGAGACCCATGCAGCTCCTAACCCAAAGGACTTCATGTACCCAAAGCTGTAGAACGCAAAGATGAAGGGGGCAATTGCATCAGAGAAGAAACCCAAGGCCATGGGCTCTGcatactttgtgtttttcttcttctcttggcCAATGCTCTGGGCACTTCCTGAGTTGGGGGTCCCTAGTAGGAGCACATTAAATAGTGGGGTACCGAAGCCTTTGAGGACTAGACGTTGAGTCAGACCTTTGGCGAGCAATGCAGCTGAACCGTAGATGGCAAAAATCAGAATGAGCAACTCAAGAACTCCAGAGACCACGAGAGCCCAGGAGCTAGCTACTAGACCTACTGCTTCAAAAATTAAGGTGGCTGTGATGGCCCCAAAGACAAAAGGCATGATGTAGTTGACTGTCGCAGAGCAGAAGGCAAGCAGAAAGGACAGGAAGATATAAGGGACCAGACCAGCGATCGCGGACTCTTTCAAGGACAGGCATAACGGGCAAATTGGGATCTCTGTGGTGGCATTCGAAGATATGTTGCTCGTCATGTTAGTGGACAGGGACAAATTGTTCATCATCTGATGTGGCAAAAATACTGTGATAGGAGTTTCAGCTAAAGCACCAAAGTAGATTCGGGTGGCACCAAAACTGCCCCACAGAGCCGCATAGCCAATGAAGGCAGTGCCACTCAGGTGATCGTATTTTCTAAAGGAAAGCAGTCCAGCCACCAGTTGGCATATGCCACCAATCAGGATGAGATGAACACCTATAAAAACATGGAATTTAAATTACTAAGACAATTctatattacattttatcatGTTATTTTAGCAGACACCTTAAAAGTTTTACCAGCAAGTATGTTCTCCACGCCCACCGGTGCATTGCCAGTGCGTGCGGTATTGAAGTTCTGTAGCAGTACGAGGAATGCACTGATCCCATTGGATAGAATGCCTAACACTCCTGGTTCACCATAGAAACTGGCTGGAAACCCATCTGAAGTTGCCATAGTGTCTTTGTTGTCGGTCTGTAGTTTCACTGAGACATTGaaacaaatgacacagaaaacataagaatgaatgcatacatacatgtacaacCCACCCAGATGCTGTGTAAAGCATAAATAAGGACAGAATGTAATAATTTCTATACCTTTTTGAAATATaatcaattgaaaacagtaggAAGAcaatatgtttaatgttttatctcatcaactttattgatttttgtaaatatatgctaaTTTGGAGTTAGATAccagcacatttaaaaataagctGGGACAGGGGAAAGttgtggaaatgtttaaaaaacacctgtttggaacattccacgTGTAAACAGGTTCATTTGTAACAaatgatagtatcatgattttgtatgaaaggggcatccttgaaaggctcagtcattcccaagtcataaacacagttcattttattgcattctgtttttatttacggATTACGGCTGGTGGTTCGAAAAATACGCAgtaaaagtgccctcttggatgcccaCATGGTAGATAAATGTGACAAAGTGCTGTCAACCTTTAATTACAGATAATGAGCAATACCAAATGCAAAAATTACCCCAAATTTTTACCCCAAAAAATTAGAATACAGTCGTATATTGATAGTTgctttattgtaaaaaaaaaaaaaaaaaaagaaatgtataagAATTACAGTGTTGctaaaatataaatgcaataCATCATCCAAGTGATATGCAGACAGAGAGGTCACTGTTTGTGGATGGAGAGCACAACTCGACTAAAGTCGCAGGAAAGCTGACCACACACAGCAAAATTGCCTTAGTGCGATTTATTTgtacaaaagacaaaaagttaattataataatacCTTTAAGGAATATAAATATACCATAAAGCACAGACGGCAACTGTTATGTGGTCAGGCTCTTTTCTGTCTTATCTCTTTAAACATTCACAGCTGAGAGGATTCAGCCCTGCCCAGTCAAAGGTTCACACAGAAGCAGGAGACACAGCAGAGTAGCTGTATTCAACTCTCCTGCTCTGTGATAACAGATCTCATAAATACCTTTACAATGTATTATAGAGTATCTTTCAACTAATTGTAGAAATTAAGCCCCTGTTAAAAAGCATGTTATCACCATCAATTAATTGTGTAGCATTTCAAAGGTTTCATGTCAAAAAGTCTTTTTGCCAGTtagtaataaagaaaatgaaaatagagTCTTACCTGGTGAAGACGCTCGGACAGATGAACTGTTGTTCTGACGCAGAGATGAAAGTTTGTCATAAATAAGGCCTGAGTGGTGGGTGTAGGAGGAGTTGAAATTCCCCCC
This window of the Pagrus major chromosome 18, Pma_NU_1.0 genome carries:
- the LOC141012855 gene encoding putative threonylcarbamoyl-AMP synthase, which encodes MRNVYPGGISCIVSKGDWLLKLGVGPAYDRVGTKDSIMIRVPDHTVTGHLCDITGPLAITSANPSGEPDSTHHSMVINRLGHKIQGVLCDGNSNEVVASTVVNCLKIDEGTITILREGCVPAVKVRQIFDRVKSTMV